A genome region from Fodinibius salicampi includes the following:
- a CDS encoding SIR2 family NAD-dependent protein deacylase gives MDEVVVLTGAGMSADSGLKTFRDSDGLWEGYDVRDVATVQAWQDNKEKVLDFYNKRRKQAFEADPNAGHKALAKLEESYEVTIITQNVDSLHERAGSENVVHLHGELSKVRSEKDRSLIYNIGGRPIEVGDAAEDGSQLRPHVVWFGEPVPKMEEAYSIISEADILIVIGTSLVVYPAAGLVDLADSDIPKYIIDPNNPELADYTGWKHIKKTAAVGTPELVDELLSL, from the coding sequence ATGGATGAGGTCGTTGTCCTGACAGGTGCCGGTATGAGTGCGGATAGCGGGCTTAAAACGTTCCGCGATTCGGATGGTCTGTGGGAAGGCTATGATGTGCGCGACGTAGCTACCGTTCAGGCTTGGCAAGATAATAAGGAAAAGGTTCTGGATTTTTATAATAAGCGTCGAAAACAGGCCTTTGAAGCTGATCCTAATGCCGGACATAAGGCACTTGCAAAGCTTGAAGAGAGTTATGAAGTAACCATTATTACACAAAATGTGGATTCCCTACATGAACGGGCCGGGTCAGAAAATGTCGTACATCTGCACGGTGAACTCTCGAAAGTTAGAAGTGAAAAAGATCGGTCCCTGATCTATAATATTGGGGGTCGCCCAATTGAAGTTGGAGATGCCGCTGAAGATGGTAGTCAGCTGCGGCCTCATGTGGTCTGGTTTGGAGAACCGGTACCTAAAATGGAAGAAGCTTATTCCATTATATCCGAAGCGGATATTCTAATAGTTATTGGTACCTCTCTCGTTGTTTATCCGGCAGCAGGTCTGGTTGATTTGGCAGATTCTGATATTCCTAAATATATAATTGATCCCAATAACCCAGAGTTAGCGGACTATACAGGATGGAAGCATATAAAGAAAACAGCTGCTGTTGGAACGCCTGAACTAGTAGATGAATTATTATCATTATAG
- a CDS encoding SGNH/GDSL hydrolase family protein has protein sequence MSEYRATEDEKEVLEKYLLQFLNLEKRYPLLPGIKNEEAIAGLMGIEHDELRKLRDRFAANAKEAAIELLEDGEVAEWIEKLPFEKGDTIVALGDSITDDLQGWFNVFQHVLEIGLDTPDLTFVNSGVSYDTSTDALKRLNRDVLDHDPDWVIVALGTFDAQRLHVAPDRPLVSLADYWENMNTIESTVAEVTDNPLIWMTPPPVISEMLEDIRLFNFNIYEEDLNGYREILTGKKGYIVDPLGERMHDEDDESEDDNLPSAWNYLSDGLHPSLSGHVNTVKELIRFLALAKDPEEGSSFETPDDYEPEMD, from the coding sequence ATGTCTGAATACCGAGCAACAGAAGATGAGAAAGAAGTTTTAGAAAAGTATTTGCTGCAATTTCTAAATTTGGAGAAACGGTATCCCTTATTGCCTGGTATCAAAAATGAAGAGGCAATTGCAGGGCTGATGGGAATTGAACATGATGAATTAAGGAAATTGAGGGATCGGTTTGCTGCAAATGCTAAGGAAGCTGCTATTGAACTGCTGGAAGATGGTGAGGTGGCAGAATGGATCGAAAAACTTCCGTTTGAAAAGGGCGATACCATTGTTGCTCTCGGAGATTCTATTACCGATGATCTGCAGGGGTGGTTTAATGTATTTCAACACGTTCTGGAAATAGGACTGGATACCCCGGATTTAACCTTTGTAAACAGCGGTGTTTCCTACGATACCTCAACAGATGCATTAAAACGTTTGAATAGGGATGTATTGGATCACGATCCGGATTGGGTAATAGTGGCACTTGGGACCTTTGATGCGCAACGTTTGCATGTGGCTCCCGATCGTCCATTGGTTTCGCTGGCGGATTACTGGGAAAATATGAATACTATAGAATCTACTGTTGCCGAGGTTACGGATAATCCACTTATCTGGATGACGCCTCCCCCCGTTATTTCCGAGATGCTGGAAGATATACGGCTATTTAACTTTAATATTTATGAGGAGGACTTAAATGGATACCGTGAGATCCTTACAGGAAAAAAAGGATATATCGTTGATCCTTTGGGAGAACGCATGCATGATGAGGATGATGAAAGCGAGGATGACAATTTACCTTCAGCATGGAATTACTTGAGTGATGGACTTCATCCTTCCCTTTCAGGACATGTAAATACTGTGAAGGAACTTATTCGGTTTCTTGCTTTAGCTAAAGATCCTGAAGAAGGATCAAGCTTTGAGACTCCAGATGATTATGAGCCCGAAATGGATTAA
- a CDS encoding SDR family NAD(P)-dependent oxidoreductase — translation MSKVAIVTGASRGIGREVCKQLAERNHQVVAVARSKIPLQKLQNEYPENIFSNPTDLTVEKSVTELIQTLTSRYEGVDILINNAGALINKSFQELTLNDWRSQMESNLISAVNITKHLLPLFNNDAHIINISSMGGFQGSAKFPGLAAYSVSKGGLSILTECLATEFAEHNICANALCLGAVQTEMLEQAFPGIEAPVSPEEMGTYITDFALNGSKFYNGKILPVALEDPE, via the coding sequence ATGTCTAAAGTTGCAATAGTGACTGGTGCCAGCCGTGGAATAGGCCGTGAGGTTTGCAAGCAACTGGCTGAAAGAAATCATCAGGTAGTAGCGGTAGCACGATCAAAAATTCCGTTACAGAAACTACAGAACGAATATCCTGAAAATATTTTTTCTAATCCCACGGACCTAACTGTGGAAAAATCTGTAACAGAATTAATACAGACGCTTACTTCAAGATATGAAGGAGTAGATATTCTTATCAATAACGCCGGTGCACTAATCAACAAATCGTTTCAGGAACTTACCCTGAATGACTGGCGCTCTCAAATGGAAAGTAACCTGATTAGTGCAGTAAATATCACAAAACATTTGCTTCCCCTTTTTAATAACGACGCTCATATTATAAATATCAGTAGTATGGGCGGCTTTCAGGGTAGTGCCAAATTTCCGGGTCTTGCAGCTTATAGCGTATCCAAAGGGGGGCTTTCTATTTTGACGGAATGTCTTGCTACTGAATTTGCCGAACATAACATTTGTGCAAATGCATTATGCCTGGGTGCTGTGCAAACCGAAATGCTTGAACAGGCTTTTCCGGGCATCGAAGCTCCTGTTTCTCCAGAAGAAATGGGAACTTATATTACCGATTTTGCCTTAAATGGGTCTAAGTTCTACAATGGAAAAATATTACCTGTAGCTTTGGAAGATCCCGAGTAA
- a CDS encoding alpha-ketoacid dehydrogenase subunit alpha/beta produces MKTIDWENIAQLMLYSRAIDDKEEKELVPDKEVLYQFSARGHELGQLLLGAHLYHEHDAASAYYRSRPLMLSLGLSLEDAMAAPMAKSGGYSDGRDIGVVCNKPGLGAPTVLPMAGDVGAQYTPAIGWAQGIRYHRKNLENKNYENAISVVMGGDGSVATNGFWSALTIATTQNLPILFYIEDNNYGISVPADYQTPGGNIAKNLYSFKNMRIFDGDGTSPEESAELITQSVNYVRDRKGPALIHLTMPRLNGHSYQDNQAYKPDELLEEEQQRDPLNKLKSFLVPDRVSEADWNDLKAKAAESVDEASRAALNRPSPDKEQATRYVFSEYKENGSPEIQLVGGLAPSGHQFPDQSTEPNAGKQRINIVEGIRKTLDYELETNPKVVVFGEDVGAKGGVHAATMGLQTKYGQSRVFDTSLSEEGIIGRAVGLAYSGLMPVAEIQFRKYADPATEQLNNCGTIRWRTANKFAAPIVVRMPGGFAKCGDPWHSMSNEVFFAHAVGWQVAMPSNAQDAVGLLRSAMRSNNPTIFFEHRNLLDAKYARRPYPGDKFVVPFGKAEKLQKGKDLTIVTWGAMCERCEEAAGLTDYSADILDLRTLMPWDKESVLESVKTTNRCLIVHEDTQTAGFGAEVSAVLMKEAFKYLDAPVERLTMPDIPMPHNVELMNAVLPDVQKISNSIENLCSF; encoded by the coding sequence ATGAAAACGATTGATTGGGAGAACATAGCACAGCTGATGCTGTATTCACGGGCCATAGATGATAAAGAGGAAAAGGAACTGGTACCGGATAAAGAGGTGCTATACCAGTTTTCGGCCAGGGGACATGAACTCGGACAGCTTTTGTTGGGAGCGCATCTTTACCATGAGCACGATGCGGCCAGTGCCTATTATAGATCACGCCCCCTGATGCTTTCATTGGGACTTAGTTTGGAGGATGCTATGGCTGCTCCCATGGCCAAATCAGGGGGATATAGTGATGGAAGAGATATCGGTGTCGTATGCAATAAACCTGGCTTGGGAGCTCCTACAGTGCTACCTATGGCTGGTGATGTGGGAGCTCAATACACGCCGGCCATAGGATGGGCCCAGGGCATTCGCTATCATCGAAAGAACCTGGAGAATAAAAACTATGAAAATGCTATTTCTGTAGTCATGGGAGGGGACGGTTCTGTTGCCACCAATGGTTTCTGGTCGGCATTGACTATTGCCACAACGCAAAATCTGCCCATACTTTTTTATATCGAGGACAATAATTATGGTATATCCGTACCTGCAGACTATCAGACGCCCGGTGGAAATATCGCAAAGAATCTCTATTCCTTTAAAAATATGCGGATTTTTGATGGGGACGGAACTAGTCCTGAAGAGTCTGCCGAGCTTATTACTCAATCAGTTAATTATGTGCGTGATCGCAAAGGCCCTGCTCTTATTCATCTAACCATGCCACGTCTGAATGGTCATTCTTATCAGGATAATCAAGCCTATAAACCAGACGAGCTGCTGGAAGAAGAGCAGCAACGGGACCCATTAAATAAACTTAAATCATTTTTAGTGCCTGATCGGGTGTCAGAAGCCGATTGGAATGATCTCAAAGCAAAGGCTGCGGAATCTGTTGATGAGGCAAGTCGGGCTGCGTTGAACAGGCCTTCACCGGATAAAGAACAAGCAACCCGTTATGTATTTTCCGAGTATAAGGAGAATGGGAGTCCTGAAATCCAGTTAGTGGGCGGGCTTGCTCCCTCGGGACACCAATTTCCGGATCAATCTACTGAACCCAATGCTGGTAAGCAGCGAATAAATATCGTTGAAGGAATCCGAAAAACGCTTGATTATGAGCTTGAAACTAATCCAAAAGTAGTAGTATTTGGAGAGGATGTGGGGGCCAAAGGTGGGGTACATGCTGCGACAATGGGCTTGCAAACTAAATACGGTCAGTCGAGAGTATTTGATACAAGTTTGTCTGAAGAGGGTATTATTGGCCGCGCTGTTGGATTAGCATATTCTGGGTTAATGCCGGTAGCCGAAATACAATTTCGAAAGTATGCGGATCCGGCTACAGAACAGCTTAATAACTGCGGCACTATACGCTGGCGAACAGCCAATAAGTTTGCGGCTCCAATAGTGGTACGGATGCCCGGTGGTTTCGCAAAGTGTGGTGACCCGTGGCACAGTATGTCAAATGAGGTGTTTTTTGCTCATGCGGTGGGTTGGCAAGTAGCAATGCCGAGTAATGCGCAAGATGCCGTGGGTTTGTTACGATCAGCAATGCGAAGTAATAATCCCACGATTTTTTTTGAACATCGGAATTTGCTGGATGCAAAATATGCTCGTCGTCCTTATCCGGGGGATAAATTTGTGGTGCCTTTTGGTAAAGCTGAGAAACTTCAGAAGGGAAAGGATCTTACAATCGTTACCTGGGGTGCTATGTGTGAGCGTTGTGAGGAGGCTGCAGGGTTGACAGATTATTCCGCTGATATTTTAGATTTACGAACGTTAATGCCCTGGGATAAAGAATCTGTTTTGGAGTCTGTAAAAACTACAAACCGGTGCCTAATTGTTCATGAAGATACCCAAACGGCCGGCTTTGGGGCAGAGGTTAGTGCAGTATTGATGAAAGAAGCTTTTAAATATCTTGATGCACCTGTTGAGCGTTTAACGATGCCTGATATTCCAATGCCTCATAATGTCGAATTAATGAATGCTGTACTTCCGGATGTTCAGAAAATATCGAATAGTATTGAAAATTTATGTTCTTTTTAA
- a CDS encoding two-component regulator propeller domain-containing protein has translation MNFKRLFLIGVLLTLPLLGYAQRYNLQIYSVNKGLPHSQVHSLLQTSDGFLWAGTYGGGLAKFDGRDFTTYTINDGLKDNSIEIIYEDSKENLWVSTYRSGIAKMVGDQFVYPFNNSILDTSEVYAVQEMSNGELWIGTYRGGVFIHDGSQLRRLTTEDGLKNNTVWDFWEAENGNIWIATDGGLSVLEKDDLVEGTEFKNYTVDDGLSGESIYRIVPHPEDGGLWFASSNGITTWDGSSFSAITEIGGVELDYVYDLIADSDGNMWIGTYADGVFVHSDSTSRHITKENGLSSNHIYDLYEGHDGNIWIATDGAGINRYGGEGFTFYGTESGLNSPKIYSLLEDSRGTIWTGTSNGIFSFDGETFNELPFPDRYENSKEVWDIAELPNGELLFLMPDNAIYKYDGQELTNYSEGENLDLWFTYDLYVDQDSTIWISTDEGLFQQKEGETTHYDRIDGLASSIVYQVYKHKGYLWIATYNGISRYDGTEFKNYTTADGIAHREITYITSDRKGNLWLGTAGGITLMELDENGDVTAIENFGQETGMELVTTQYLWFDKSGMLWQGTNGGIHRLDVPGYWENGDMNLMHYQLSAQGIGIETNQGVVLPVGDNRALFGTMEGVLEVEPDKIEQRSESLSLYISNIKRNSQDVDWQEYTDSLAYKFGRPLFPSVTFPFGQHTYSLSYTAPVFGNASNKIYRYKLEGFDESWSEPTSSETAIFTNLDPGNYNFIVQMKSGNSEWKDNEAQFEFAVAYPFWQTYWFYGLVGISLIGLIYGYIKFRVGMLEKQRLQEQVDEQTKDLQEALAEKEVLIKEIHHRVKNNLAVISGLLELQMGYADNSFVSRVLSESQRRVQSISMIHEKLYQNERLAEIDFEKYVHELINIIAYSFSSPDKDINIDIEIDDFKLGVDQGIPCGLILNEVVSNAFEHAFKGRKEGTIKIRMNEIGKKVRLIIKDDGKGLPENFENIERDSLGVTLVETLSQQLQGEYEMTSNGDGQGTRFSLEFEKEEAPLKVPS, from the coding sequence ATGAATTTCAAAAGACTCTTTTTGATCGGGGTTCTCTTAACCCTTCCTCTTTTAGGATATGCCCAGCGATATAATTTGCAAATTTATTCTGTAAATAAGGGATTACCTCATTCGCAGGTCCATAGCTTATTACAAACTTCAGATGGATTTTTATGGGCCGGTACCTATGGTGGAGGACTTGCAAAATTCGATGGGAGAGACTTTACTACTTATACCATCAATGATGGGCTGAAAGATAATAGTATTGAGATTATCTACGAGGACAGTAAGGAGAATTTGTGGGTCTCCACCTATCGCAGCGGTATCGCAAAAATGGTGGGCGATCAATTTGTCTATCCTTTTAATAACAGTATTCTGGATACCTCTGAGGTATATGCAGTTCAGGAAATGAGTAATGGTGAGCTTTGGATTGGAACGTACCGGGGAGGGGTATTTATCCATGATGGTTCGCAGCTAAGAAGATTAACTACTGAGGATGGCCTGAAGAATAATACCGTCTGGGATTTTTGGGAAGCGGAGAATGGAAATATTTGGATAGCAACCGATGGAGGCTTATCCGTTTTAGAGAAAGACGATCTGGTCGAAGGAACTGAATTTAAAAATTATACCGTAGATGACGGACTTAGTGGAGAAAGTATCTATCGGATAGTTCCTCACCCAGAAGATGGAGGGTTATGGTTTGCAAGTAGTAATGGCATTACTACCTGGGATGGCTCTTCTTTTTCAGCTATTACAGAGATAGGTGGGGTTGAACTTGACTATGTGTATGATCTCATTGCTGACTCAGACGGGAATATGTGGATCGGCACCTATGCTGATGGAGTCTTTGTCCATTCTGATAGCACTTCAAGACATATTACTAAAGAAAATGGATTAAGTAGTAATCATATTTACGACCTGTATGAGGGGCACGATGGAAACATCTGGATTGCAACAGATGGGGCTGGCATTAATCGCTATGGTGGAGAAGGATTTACTTTTTATGGAACAGAGTCGGGCCTCAATTCTCCTAAAATTTACAGCCTGTTAGAAGATAGTAGAGGTACTATATGGACAGGAACCAGTAATGGCATATTTTCATTTGACGGGGAGACATTCAATGAGTTGCCGTTCCCTGATAGGTATGAAAATTCAAAAGAAGTCTGGGATATTGCTGAATTACCTAATGGTGAACTATTATTTTTAATGCCGGATAATGCAATTTATAAGTATGATGGACAAGAATTAACGAATTATTCTGAAGGGGAAAACCTGGATTTATGGTTTACGTACGATTTGTACGTTGATCAAGATAGTACAATTTGGATATCCACCGATGAAGGTTTGTTTCAGCAAAAGGAAGGAGAGACAACACATTATGATCGCATAGATGGCCTCGCTTCTAGTATTGTATACCAGGTTTATAAACATAAAGGGTACTTATGGATAGCTACTTATAACGGTATCAGCAGATATGATGGGACAGAATTTAAAAACTATACAACGGCGGATGGTATTGCCCACAGAGAGATTACCTACATAACTTCAGACCGGAAGGGTAACCTATGGCTGGGTACCGCCGGTGGTATAACTCTGATGGAGCTCGATGAAAACGGTGATGTAACCGCTATTGAAAACTTTGGACAAGAGACGGGTATGGAGTTAGTGACAACCCAATATCTGTGGTTTGATAAGTCCGGAATGCTGTGGCAGGGAACCAATGGAGGTATACACCGGTTAGATGTTCCCGGCTATTGGGAAAACGGAGATATGAACCTCATGCATTATCAATTATCCGCCCAGGGAATTGGTATTGAAACAAACCAGGGAGTCGTATTACCTGTTGGAGATAACCGAGCATTATTTGGAACGATGGAAGGGGTTCTGGAGGTTGAGCCAGACAAGATTGAGCAACGGTCAGAAAGTTTAAGCTTGTATATTTCAAACATAAAACGAAATTCGCAGGATGTAGACTGGCAGGAATATACTGATTCGCTTGCCTATAAGTTTGGACGACCATTATTTCCAAGTGTAACTTTTCCGTTTGGACAGCATACCTATTCTTTAAGTTATACTGCCCCGGTTTTCGGAAATGCCTCTAATAAAATATATCGCTATAAACTTGAAGGATTTGATGAAAGTTGGTCGGAACCGACAAGTTCTGAAACAGCAATATTTACTAATTTAGATCCGGGTAACTATAATTTTATTGTCCAGATGAAAAGTGGGAACTCTGAGTGGAAAGACAATGAAGCACAGTTCGAGTTTGCTGTAGCGTATCCTTTTTGGCAAACATATTGGTTCTACGGTTTGGTTGGAATAAGCCTTATAGGCTTGATATATGGATATATAAAATTCCGGGTTGGAATGCTGGAGAAGCAAAGGTTACAAGAGCAAGTGGATGAACAGACTAAAGACTTGCAGGAAGCCTTGGCTGAAAAGGAAGTCCTTATTAAAGAAATTCATCATCGCGTAAAAAATAATTTGGCCGTTATTTCCGGGCTGCTGGAGCTACAGATGGGCTATGCAGATAATAGTTTTGTAAGCCGCGTGCTTTCAGAAAGTCAGCGTCGGGTACAATCCATATCTATGATTCATGAAAAATTATATCAAAATGAGCGCCTGGCAGAAATAGATTTTGAAAAATATGTACACGAACTAATTAATATAATTGCCTATTCTTTTAGTAGTCCGGATAAGGATATCAACATTGATATTGAGATTGATGATTTTAAATTAGGAGTTGATCAGGGTATTCCCTGTGGATTAATCCTGAATGAGGTTGTAAGTAATGCTTTTGAACATGCCTTCAAAGGCCGAAAGGAGGGAACCATAAAGATACGGATGAACGAAATTGGTAAGAAAGTAAGGCTTATAATTAAGGATGATGGCAAGGGACTACCTGAAAATTTTGAAAATATTGAAAGGGATAGCCTTGGTGTAACGCTTGTTGAAACATTAAGTCAACAGTTGCAGGGGGAATACGAAATGACAAGCAATGGTGATGGCCAGGGGACACGCTTCTCGCTGGAATTTGAGAAAGAAGAGGCCCCTCTAAAAGTACCGAGCTAA
- a CDS encoding DNA alkylation repair protein produces MNHTEVKKALRELADSEVSEHSKRFFKTGPGEYGEKDQFLGIRVPKIRKIARRSKELSLTEAEQLLHSKFHEERLCALIILVNQSKKADPKELEKIYQLYLSNTAYINNWDLVDTSAEHIMGRYLADKNRAILYTLAKSDDLWERRIAIMSTFHFIKNNDFNDTLKIAKLLLNDKHDLIHKAVGWMLREVGKRKMEVEERFLEQHIEDMPRTMVRYAIEKMPESKRQSYLSR; encoded by the coding sequence ATGAATCATACTGAGGTAAAAAAAGCCCTCCGGGAGTTAGCTGATTCAGAGGTCTCCGAGCACTCGAAGCGATTTTTCAAAACAGGTCCGGGCGAATATGGGGAAAAAGACCAGTTTCTTGGGATTAGGGTGCCTAAAATCCGTAAAATTGCCCGAAGATCTAAAGAACTTTCGTTAACCGAAGCAGAACAGCTTCTTCATTCAAAATTTCATGAGGAACGGCTATGCGCTCTTATCATTTTAGTAAATCAATCAAAAAAAGCTGATCCGAAAGAACTGGAAAAAATCTATCAGCTATACCTTAGCAATACTGCCTATATCAATAATTGGGATCTGGTTGATACCTCTGCCGAACATATTATGGGGCGTTATCTAGCTGACAAAAATCGGGCAATTTTATATACATTGGCTAAATCGGATGATCTTTGGGAACGCCGTATCGCAATTATGAGTACCTTCCACTTTATTAAAAACAACGATTTTAATGACACCCTGAAGATTGCCAAGCTTCTCCTAAACGACAAGCATGACCTCATCCACAAAGCGGTAGGTTGGATGCTTCGCGAAGTGGGAAAACGGAAGATGGAGGTTGAAGAACGCTTTTTGGAACAACATATCGAGGATATGCCCCGCACAATGGTCCGATATGCTATCGAAAAAATGCCGGAAAGTAAACGCCAATCGTACTTATCAAGATAG
- a CDS encoding enoyl-CoA hydratase/isomerase family protein, producing MAENGEITTNIKNNIGTIEFYHPKGNSLPGKMLRDLAETITEMGKSPKAHVLVLKSRGDGAFCAGASFDELMAIDNFDEGKHFFMGFALVLNAMRKCPKLIIVRIQGKTVGGGVGIASAGDYTLAHESAAIKLSELALGIGPFVVGPAVERKVGTSAFSTLSVDASGWNSAHWARENGLFSKVWDSHDRLDEEVDSLANQLADYSPQAMEELKKMLWQGTENWDTLLEERAEISGRLVLSDYTKEFIEAFKSS from the coding sequence ATGGCTGAGAACGGAGAAATTACGACCAACATAAAAAATAACATTGGTACTATTGAATTTTATCATCCAAAGGGGAATTCCCTGCCGGGAAAGATGCTTCGGGATTTGGCCGAAACCATTACTGAAATGGGGAAAAGTCCCAAAGCACATGTACTTGTACTAAAAAGTCGTGGCGACGGGGCTTTTTGTGCTGGTGCTTCTTTTGATGAATTAATGGCCATTGATAACTTCGATGAAGGCAAACATTTTTTTATGGGCTTTGCTTTGGTACTCAACGCCATGCGGAAATGTCCTAAGCTTATTATCGTCCGCATACAGGGCAAAACCGTGGGCGGCGGTGTAGGTATCGCATCGGCCGGGGATTATACCTTAGCGCATGAATCTGCAGCTATTAAACTTAGTGAACTGGCATTAGGTATCGGACCGTTTGTAGTGGGACCTGCCGTAGAGCGAAAGGTAGGAACTTCTGCTTTTAGTACCCTCTCTGTAGATGCCTCGGGCTGGAACAGTGCCCACTGGGCGCGAGAGAATGGTTTATTCTCAAAAGTATGGGATTCCCATGACCGACTTGATGAAGAGGTTGATTCTTTAGCCAATCAACTTGCGGATTACAGTCCACAGGCGATGGAGGAGCTCAAAAAAATGCTTTGGCAAGGAACAGAAAATTGGGACACCTTACTCGAAGAACGAGCGGAAATTAGTGGGCGACTGGTACTATCAGACTATACCAAAGAGTTTATTGAAGCATTCAAAAGTTCATAA
- a CDS encoding endonuclease domain-containing protein, whose translation MDFYCKELRLAIEIDGKYHDHQQKYDLSRQRKLESLGVQFLRFSKKEVLNEIDNILRVIEQWVSRHID comes from the coding sequence GTGGATTTCTATTGTAAGGAATTAAGGCTTGCTATCGAAATTGATGGAAAGTATCATGACCATCAACAGAAATATGATCTGTCCAGACAAAGAAAACTTGAATCATTAGGGGTTCAATTTCTCAGATTTTCTAAAAAAGAAGTGTTAAATGAAATTGATAATATATTGCGTGTTATTGAACAGTGGGTTTCAAGACATATAGATTAA